In Eretmochelys imbricata isolate rEreImb1 chromosome 14, rEreImb1.hap1, whole genome shotgun sequence, a genomic segment contains:
- the ZBTB12 gene encoding LOW QUALITY PROTEIN: zinc finger and BTB domain-containing protein 12 (The sequence of the model RefSeq protein was modified relative to this genomic sequence to represent the inferred CDS: inserted 2 bases in 1 codon; deleted 1 base in 1 codon), producing MASGVELLRFQLPGHEAATLRNMNQLRSEERFCDVTIVAESLKFRGHKVILAACSPFLRDQFLLNPSSELQVSLMHSAKIVADLLLSCYTGALEFAVRDIVNYLTAASYLQMEHVVEKCRNALSQFIQPQIGLKEDAPPGQGGSPPGAGRPLAPGAGPPPPPGLXPLKLELEELELKDEEEEEDYGDDDGVSDICIVKVESALEVAQRQKKQQQQAAWAKEGSPPPGWAKEQQQEAQVNSTVAEGPAPPEPAPQGVVKACYSLAEDAEGEGLLIFPGGTYAEEAGGRPGAGRGGPAGPHPLRSIRCAKCEEAFQGVEKLVFHMRAQHFIFMCPRCGKQFNHSSNLNRHMNVHRGVKSHSCAVCGKSFTQKSTLHDHMNLHSGQRPYRCSYCDVRFAHKPAIRRHLKEQHGKTTAENVLEASVSEINVLLP from the exons ATGGCGTCGGGCGTGGAGCTGCTGCGGTTCCAGCTGCCGGGCCACGAGGCGGCCACGCTGCGGAACATGAACCAGCTGCGCTCGGAGGAGCGCTTCTGCGACGTGACCATCGTGGCCGAGAGCCTGAAGTTCCGGGGCCACAAGGTGATCCTGGCGGCCTGCTCCCCGTTCCTGCGCGACCAGTTCCTGCTGAACCCCTCCTCCGAGCTGCAGGTCTCCCTCATGCACAGCGCCAAGATCGTGGCCGACCTGCTCCTCTCCTGCTACACCGGGGCC CTGGAGTTCGCCGTGCGCGACATCGTCAACTACCTGACGGCCGCCAGCTACCTGCAGATGGAGCACGTGGTGGAGAAGTGCCGCAACGCCCTCTCCCAGTTCATCCAGCCCCAGATCGGCCTCAAGGAGGACGCCCCCCCCGGCCAAGGGGGGAGCCCCCCGGGCGCCGGCCGGCCCCTCGCCCCAGGAGCGGGCCCGCCACCGCCTCCCGGCCT GCCCCTcaagctggagctggaggagctggagctgaaggacgaggaggaagaagaggactaCGGGGACGACGACGGCGTCTCCGACATCTGCATCGTCAAGGTGGAGTCGGCCCTGGAGGTGGCCCAGCggcagaagaagcagcagcagcaggcggcCTGGGCCAAGGAGGGGTCCCCGCCCCCCGGCTGGgccaaggagcagcagcaggaggcccAGGTGAACTCCACGGTGGCCGAGGGGCCGGCGCCGCCCGAGCCGGCCCCGCAGGGCGTGGTCAAGGCCTGCTACAGCCTGGCCGAGGACGCCGAGGGCGAGGGGCTGCTCATCTTCCCGGGGGGCACCTACGCGGAGGAGGCCGGCGGGCGCCccggggccgggcgcggggggcCGGCGGGCCCCCACCCGCTGCGCAGCATCCGCTGCGCCAAGTGCGAGGAGGCCTTCCAGGGGGTGGAGAAGCTGGTCTTCCACATGCGGGCCCAGCACTTCATCTTCATGTGCCCCCGCTGCGGCAAGCAGTTCAACCACAGCAGCAACCTCAACCGGCACATGAACGTCCACCGGGGCGTCAAGTCCCACTCCTGCGCCGTCTGCGGCAAGAGCTTCACCCAGAAGTCCACCCTCCACGACCACATGAACCTGCACAGCGGCCAGCGCCCCTACCGCTGCTCCTACTGCGACGTGCGCTTCGCCCACAAGCCCGCCATCCGCCGCCACCTCAAGGAGCAGCACGGCAAGACCACCGCCGAGAACGTGCTGGAGGCCAGCGTCTCCGAGATCAACGTCCTGCTGCCCTAG